A region of Lysobacterales bacterium DNA encodes the following proteins:
- a CDS encoding site-specific DNA-methyltransferase: MAKIDSALIAAMKELVPDDGTAIGNQRLRELLSERLGRTVAEDEYGRARDLLLIDGFLAKGMGRGGSVRRTNSDTSPGLTLEAQEIPEEAKRPKPKQMDVQAALSQRKTGEPTNPARKGDEDPKVIAYRHDQKRRNNPDVGVVTPETDPEQPKTKWVYDPHLDPALQFDVGRAQVEKLIDDALASGDDATMRAALETLKRMGEPYLNWAGKAERTSFEIDTVSLHVHERIDPATVLAVVQERVKQNKGTSGPQDDMFRAWFENPLPYREAIEFYKHDRGWSNRLVAGDSLLVMNSLLQKESMAGQVQMIYIDPPYGIKYGSNFQPFVNKRDVKDRSDQDLTQEPEMIKAFRDTWELGIHSYLTYLRDRLLLAKELLHESGSVFVQISDENLHTVRNLLDDIFGRDNALPMIVFRKTTGAGSPSGYVDAVPQTCDFLVWYAKSREQLKLNRLFLPKDYDEDFNYGFVRDGAGRRLSASDVEPDAIKGGSVRLFAPNPLTSQSSGATTQFSYSFRSASFEPGKGGWKTNAQGLSRLSRAERLMGIGATLRFVRFADDFPCKPIIDIWDDTRQSGFGDPKVYVVQTATKVIERCLLMTTDPGDLVLDPTCGSGTTAFVAEKWGRRWITCDTSRVAVTLAKQRLMTASYDYFELKYPHEGLKGGFIYKTVPHVTLKSIANNPEIDEIWERMHPDVEEGLKKINAALKKKPPAEAFLVTEGGRKGKQLNFAKGDALQEWEVPFDLPKEWSEDAKIALAYFLGTRELMQKAMDRSIASHADQETLYDQPTVSKDKLRITGPFTVEAVPFPTVLALDEQAPAAEADVSIARSGESSRQHRWRDELLKTGIRGKGGQMLKFAELETLPTGEGFRHLHCTGNLDSGERIVVSFGPEHAALEQRQVELAMREAGELFPRPKMIVFCAFTFDPEAAKDIDATRGITALKAQMNTDLLTDDLKKARSSNQSFWLMGQPDVEVRKRKDGRYEVEVHGFDYFDTVKGDLVSGGKSKIAAWSLDTDYDERSLFPRQFFFPMAGAKDGWNKLKKDIKAELNEELLDKLHGTVSLPFEIGENRKVAVKIVDDRGIESLKVISLD; this comes from the coding sequence ATGGCCAAGATCGACAGCGCGCTCATTGCGGCGATGAAGGAGCTGGTGCCGGACGATGGCACGGCGATCGGCAACCAGCGGCTGCGGGAACTGCTCTCGGAGCGGCTTGGGCGCACGGTGGCGGAGGACGAATACGGCCGCGCCCGCGACCTGCTGCTGATCGACGGTTTCCTGGCCAAGGGCATGGGTCGCGGCGGCTCGGTGCGGCGCACGAACTCGGATACGTCACCCGGCTTGACGCTGGAAGCCCAGGAGATCCCCGAGGAGGCCAAGCGCCCGAAGCCGAAGCAGATGGACGTGCAGGCCGCGCTGTCGCAACGCAAGACTGGCGAGCCGACGAACCCAGCGCGCAAGGGCGACGAGGACCCCAAGGTCATCGCCTATCGCCACGACCAGAAGCGCCGCAATAACCCCGACGTCGGCGTGGTGACGCCGGAGACCGACCCCGAGCAGCCGAAGACGAAATGGGTCTACGACCCGCACCTCGATCCTGCGCTGCAGTTCGACGTCGGCCGCGCCCAGGTCGAGAAGCTGATCGACGATGCACTCGCCAGCGGCGACGACGCCACGATGCGCGCCGCGCTGGAAACGCTGAAGCGCATGGGCGAGCCCTATCTGAATTGGGCGGGCAAGGCCGAACGCACCAGTTTCGAGATCGACACCGTCAGCCTGCATGTGCACGAGCGCATCGACCCGGCGACGGTGCTGGCGGTGGTTCAGGAACGGGTCAAGCAGAACAAGGGCACCAGCGGTCCGCAGGACGACATGTTCCGCGCCTGGTTCGAGAACCCGCTGCCGTATCGCGAGGCGATCGAGTTCTACAAGCACGACCGCGGCTGGTCGAACCGCCTGGTCGCCGGCGATTCATTGCTGGTGATGAACTCGCTGCTTCAGAAGGAGAGCATGGCCGGTCAGGTGCAGATGATCTACATCGACCCGCCCTACGGCATCAAATACGGTTCGAACTTCCAGCCGTTCGTGAACAAGCGCGATGTGAAGGACCGCAGCGATCAGGACCTGACGCAAGAGCCGGAGATGATCAAGGCGTTTCGGGATACGTGGGAGCTGGGCATCCACTCATACCTCACGTACCTGCGCGATCGACTACTTCTCGCGAAGGAATTGCTGCACGAATCGGGCAGCGTATTCGTGCAGATCTCCGACGAGAACTTGCACACCGTCCGAAATCTGCTCGACGACATTTTCGGTCGCGACAACGCGCTCCCGATGATCGTTTTTAGAAAGACGACCGGAGCGGGGAGTCCCAGCGGGTACGTTGACGCTGTACCTCAAACTTGTGATTTCCTAGTTTGGTACGCGAAGTCGCGCGAACAACTGAAGCTCAATCGTCTGTTTCTACCAAAAGACTACGACGAGGATTTCAACTATGGATTCGTCAGAGACGGAGCCGGTCGCCGACTGAGCGCTTCAGATGTCGAACCTGACGCCATCAAGGGAGGCAGCGTTCGGCTTTTTGCCCCAAATCCACTGACATCACAATCGAGTGGTGCGACGACGCAGTTTTCATATTCGTTTCGCAGCGCGTCATTTGAACCGGGCAAAGGCGGTTGGAAGACGAATGCGCAAGGTCTATCGCGACTGAGCCGAGCGGAGCGTTTGATGGGTATCGGTGCAACGCTGAGATTCGTTCGATTTGCAGACGACTTCCCTTGTAAGCCAATCATCGACATCTGGGACGACACCCGGCAAAGCGGGTTTGGCGATCCAAAGGTGTATGTGGTGCAGACAGCCACCAAAGTCATCGAGCGCTGCCTGTTGATGACGACCGACCCGGGCGATCTTGTGCTTGATCCAACCTGTGGATCAGGCACAACGGCGTTTGTGGCTGAGAAATGGGGACGTCGTTGGATCACCTGCGATACGTCGCGTGTGGCCGTGACGCTCGCGAAGCAGCGACTCATGACCGCGAGTTACGATTACTTCGAGCTGAAGTATCCGCACGAAGGATTGAAGGGCGGATTCATCTACAAGACCGTCCCGCACGTCACCCTCAAGTCCATCGCCAACAATCCCGAGATCGACGAGATCTGGGAGCGCATGCATCCGGACGTCGAGGAAGGCCTCAAGAAGATTAATGCTGCACTCAAGAAGAAGCCGCCCGCCGAAGCGTTCCTCGTCACCGAAGGTGGCCGCAAGGGCAAACAGCTGAACTTCGCCAAGGGCGATGCGCTGCAGGAGTGGGAAGTCCCGTTCGACCTTCCAAAGGAATGGTCGGAGGACGCCAAGATTGCGCTTGCCTATTTCTTGGGCACGCGCGAACTGATGCAGAAGGCGATGGACCGATCGATTGCGTCGCATGCCGACCAGGAAACGCTGTACGACCAACCGACTGTGTCGAAGGACAAGCTGCGCATCACCGGCCCCTTCACGGTCGAAGCGGTGCCCTTCCCGACCGTGCTCGCCCTCGATGAGCAGGCACCGGCTGCCGAGGCCGATGTGTCGATTGCGCGATCCGGCGAATCTTCGCGCCAGCATCGTTGGCGCGACGAACTGCTGAAGACCGGCATTCGCGGCAAGGGCGGGCAGATGCTCAAGTTCGCCGAGCTCGAAACCCTGCCCACCGGCGAAGGCTTCCGCCACCTGCATTGCACCGGCAACCTTGACAGCGGCGAACGCATCGTCGTCAGCTTCGGCCCTGAGCACGCGGCTCTGGAGCAGCGCCAGGTGGAACTCGCCATGCGCGAGGCCGGCGAACTGTTCCCGCGCCCGAAGATGATCGTGTTCTGCGCCTTCACCTTCGACCCCGAAGCAGCCAAGGACATCGACGCCACGCGCGGCATCACCGCCCTCAAGGCGCAAATGAACACCGACCTGCTCACCGACGACCTGAAGAAGGCGCGCTCCAGCAACCAGAGCTTCTGGCTCATGGGCCAGCCGGACGTCGAGGTACGCAAGCGCAAGGACGGCCGCTACGAGGTCGAGGTCCACGGCTTCGACTACTTTGACACCGTGAAGGGCGACCTGGTCTCCGGCGGCAAGAGCAAGATCGCCGCCTGGTCACTCGACACCGACTACGACGAACGCAGCCTCTTCCCACGCCAGTTCTTCTTCCCCATGGCCGGCGCCAAGGACGGCTGGAACAAGCTCAAGAAGGACATCAAGGCCGAGCTCAACGAGGAATTGCTGGACAAGTTGCACGGGACTGTCTCGCTACCCTTTGAGATTGGCGAGAATCGGAAAGTCGCGGTCAAGATCGTGGATGACCGGGGCATCGAATCGTTAAAAGTAATCTCTCTGGATTGA
- a CDS encoding type II toxin-antitoxin system MqsA family antitoxin encodes MNMPLTCTECGIGTLSASTWEGDFRHGEATVRVTNLECFRCDACGADPVFAHQIRRNQLKIADAKRTADGLLTGAEIRAIRERLDLTQAQASEVFGGGANAFSKYERGDVTQSVAMDRLIKVADFVPGVIEYLRFEAGLSPSGGWHSGDYVQYGELRPSSTQLQNASLSGREVVVRIDAYQERRRA; translated from the coding sequence ATGAACATGCCTTTGACATGCACCGAGTGTGGAATCGGCACCTTGTCTGCTTCGACTTGGGAAGGCGACTTCCGTCATGGCGAAGCAACGGTTCGAGTCACAAATCTTGAGTGCTTCCGATGCGACGCTTGCGGCGCCGACCCTGTCTTTGCGCATCAGATTCGTCGGAATCAGCTGAAAATTGCCGATGCAAAGCGTACGGCCGACGGCTTGCTGACGGGTGCAGAGATACGTGCGATTCGAGAGCGCTTGGACCTTACTCAGGCCCAGGCGTCCGAAGTTTTTGGCGGCGGCGCCAATGCGTTCTCAAAGTACGAGCGCGGCGATGTGACTCAGAGCGTGGCGATGGATCGACTGATCAAGGTCGCCGATTTCGTTCCTGGGGTGATCGAGTATCTTCGGTTCGAGGCCGGCCTGTCCCCGTCCGGAGGTTGGCACTCTGGCGACTATGTTCAATACGGCGAACTTCGCCCGTCTTCCACTCAACTTCAGAATGCTAGCTTGAGCGGCAGGGAAGTAGTGGTCCGAATTGATGCCTATCAAGAGCGACGTCGCGCATGA
- a CDS encoding DEAD/DEAH box helicase family protein, translated as MTTAPKSLIINSPYDCPTRHWQQGAGTKLNLVEGRRPAAYEVFDTRNNTRRVESLDTVNRIRERMDAWKHADYPGITSVTRSLLKHWQDRGARQLPFYFCQLEAIETLIWWVEATAEFKQGIFLEGDGGPWERICNKMATGSGKTTLMSMIITWQTLNALTYPKRTKDFSRAIFIVAPGLTVRERLQVLLPGNPANVYDEFGLCPSESLRQRLNQAEIVIDNWHALMPLKEQDRSVVKKGAESDEAYTRRVLGKLANYRDLLVINDEAHHAYRKPADIKISKKDAEERGIDLEEATRWIEGLDRLHKTRRIIRCFDLSATPFAPTGRTNTDEGLFSWIVSDFGLNDAIEAGLVKTPRVVVRDDALPNARTLRPKLYHLYREAEVAEDLNARGAKPTDPLPPLVQDAYTLLGADWLAAAKDWQAAGHTSPPVMLTVCNRTETAARIESYFNRGDSLLPELHAPERTLRVDSKVLEKAEIGETAAADKDYEQRLQAIVQAAGLPIDREEALLSRKKEEILREIVDNVGKRGTAGQDLQNVISVAMLSEGWDAKNVTHIMGLRAFTSQLLCEQVIGRGLRRVGYDVDENGLFKPEFVNIFGVPLSIFQDVGEDGVAPPPPKPSTQIESLPERNSLEIRWPNVLRVDPIVKPVLAVRWHEVAALQLRPEATPISAEIAPALGGATDWSKIHVIDLEKLPEAFRLQRVTFLAARKAFDQIRGNFSGNPEFLVVQLIRIVEEFIASDKLDIPSLFHQDALRKRILITLNIDRVVQHLLRYVYEHNSERMELIFDEDAPIGSTRQMRTWYTTRPTIPTVKSQVSHVVGDSAWEGFAANLFERSEAVSSYVKNDHLGFQIHYLWNGSRRRFIPDFIVRLTNGKTLILEIKGVDDDQNRAKRSALAAWVEGVNQKGGFGRWAWDVAFEPSQIQDVIARHATTGRVGDET; from the coding sequence GTGACGACTGCACCGAAGTCGCTCATCATCAATTCACCCTACGACTGCCCGACCCGCCACTGGCAGCAAGGCGCCGGCACCAAGCTCAACCTGGTGGAAGGGCGGCGGCCAGCCGCCTACGAAGTCTTCGACACACGCAACAACACGCGCCGTGTCGAATCACTGGACACAGTGAACCGCATCCGTGAACGCATGGATGCATGGAAACATGCGGACTATCCCGGCATCACCAGCGTGACCCGCAGCCTGCTGAAGCACTGGCAGGACCGGGGCGCGCGGCAACTGCCGTTCTACTTCTGCCAGCTGGAGGCCATCGAGACCTTGATCTGGTGGGTCGAGGCCACCGCAGAGTTCAAGCAGGGCATCTTCCTCGAAGGTGATGGCGGGCCGTGGGAGCGCATCTGCAACAAGATGGCGACCGGCAGCGGAAAGACCACGCTGATGTCCATGATCATCACCTGGCAGACGCTGAACGCGCTTACCTACCCGAAGCGCACCAAGGACTTCTCGCGCGCGATCTTCATCGTCGCGCCCGGCCTGACCGTGCGTGAGCGCCTGCAGGTGCTGTTGCCGGGAAACCCGGCGAACGTCTATGACGAGTTCGGGCTCTGCCCCTCCGAGTCACTGCGTCAGCGCCTGAACCAGGCCGAGATCGTCATCGACAACTGGCATGCGCTGATGCCGCTGAAGGAGCAGGATCGATCCGTCGTCAAGAAAGGCGCCGAATCAGACGAGGCCTACACCCGGCGCGTGCTCGGCAAACTCGCGAACTATCGCGACCTCTTGGTCATCAACGACGAGGCACACCACGCCTATCGCAAACCGGCCGACATCAAGATCAGCAAGAAGGATGCGGAAGAGCGCGGCATCGATCTCGAAGAAGCAACGCGCTGGATCGAGGGGCTGGATCGTCTGCACAAGACGCGCAGGATCATTCGCTGCTTCGATCTGTCCGCCACACCGTTCGCGCCCACCGGCCGCACCAATACCGACGAAGGCCTGTTCTCCTGGATCGTGTCCGACTTCGGATTGAATGACGCCATCGAGGCGGGCCTGGTCAAGACACCGCGCGTGGTCGTGCGTGACGATGCGCTGCCCAACGCACGCACGCTTCGCCCGAAGCTCTATCACCTGTATCGCGAGGCTGAGGTCGCCGAAGACCTCAACGCACGTGGCGCCAAACCGACCGATCCGCTGCCGCCCTTGGTCCAGGATGCCTACACCTTGCTCGGCGCCGACTGGCTGGCCGCTGCGAAGGATTGGCAGGCGGCTGGCCACACCTCGCCGCCCGTCATGCTGACCGTGTGCAACCGCACCGAGACCGCAGCGCGCATCGAGAGCTATTTCAATCGCGGTGATTCGCTGCTGCCGGAGCTGCATGCGCCGGAACGCACGCTGCGCGTAGACTCCAAGGTGTTGGAGAAAGCGGAGATCGGCGAGACCGCAGCAGCGGACAAGGACTACGAGCAGCGCTTGCAGGCCATCGTGCAGGCCGCCGGCTTGCCCATCGATCGGGAAGAAGCCCTGCTGTCGCGCAAGAAGGAGGAGATCCTGCGCGAGATCGTCGACAACGTCGGCAAGCGCGGCACCGCCGGCCAGGATCTGCAAAACGTCATTTCGGTGGCGATGCTGTCCGAGGGCTGGGACGCGAAGAACGTCACCCACATCATGGGGCTCCGTGCCTTCACCAGCCAGTTGCTCTGTGAGCAGGTGATCGGGCGTGGCCTGCGGCGCGTCGGTTACGACGTCGATGAAAACGGGCTGTTCAAGCCGGAGTTCGTCAACATCTTCGGCGTGCCGCTTTCGATCTTCCAGGACGTCGGTGAGGACGGCGTCGCGCCTCCCCCTCCGAAACCCAGCACTCAGATCGAATCGCTGCCTGAGCGCAACAGCCTGGAGATCCGTTGGCCGAACGTACTGCGCGTGGACCCGATCGTGAAACCAGTGCTGGCGGTTCGCTGGCATGAAGTCGCCGCACTGCAACTGCGTCCCGAAGCAACGCCGATCTCGGCCGAGATCGCACCTGCGCTGGGCGGCGCAACTGACTGGAGCAAGATCCACGTCATCGACCTGGAGAAGCTGCCGGAAGCGTTCCGCCTGCAGCGAGTGACTTTCCTCGCGGCTCGCAAGGCCTTCGATCAGATTCGCGGCAACTTCAGCGGCAATCCAGAATTCCTGGTGGTGCAACTGATCCGCATCGTCGAGGAGTTCATCGCTTCCGACAAACTCGATATCCCGAGCCTGTTCCATCAGGATGCATTGCGAAAGCGCATCCTGATCACGCTCAACATCGATCGCGTCGTGCAGCATCTGCTCCGCTACGTCTACGAGCACAACAGCGAGCGCATGGAACTGATCTTCGACGAAGACGCGCCGATTGGTTCCACGCGTCAGATGCGCACCTGGTACACGACCCGGCCAACGATTCCGACGGTGAAGTCTCAGGTCAGCCACGTCGTTGGCGACAGCGCGTGGGAAGGCTTTGCGGCCAATCTGTTCGAACGCAGCGAAGCCGTTTCCAGCTACGTCAAGAATGACCACCTTGGCTTCCAGATCCACTATCTGTGGAATGGATCGCGCCGACGATTCATTCCAGACTTCATCGTCCGCCTGACCAACGGCAAAACTCTGATCCTCGAAATCAAGGGCGTCGACGACGACCAGAACCGCGCCAAGCGATCAGCGCTTGCTGCATGGGTCGAAGGCGTCAATCAGAAAGGCGGCTTCGGTCGCTGGGCTTGGGATGTCGCGTTTGAGCCGAGCCAGATTCAGGATGTGATCGCACGCCATGCAACAACTGGACGGGTCGGCGATGAAACTTGA
- a CDS encoding HNH endonuclease encodes MSLLLAYGHKCAVSKCDVAEVLEAAHIKPYQGPHTNAVVNGLLLRADLHTLFDLGLMAIDPQDLKIRIAPLIQETDYGQFQGKELQTPIDSRLHPDPHALGERFREFCDRFGVT; translated from the coding sequence ATGTCATTGCTGCTCGCTTACGGGCACAAATGCGCGGTTAGCAAATGCGATGTCGCAGAGGTGCTGGAGGCTGCTCATATCAAGCCCTACCAAGGACCTCACACGAATGCTGTCGTCAATGGACTTCTGCTTCGCGCTGATCTGCATACGCTATTCGACCTCGGCTTGATGGCAATTGACCCTCAAGATCTGAAGATCAGGATCGCACCGCTGATACAAGAAACCGATTACGGTCAGTTCCAAGGGAAAGAACTTCAAACCCCCATCGATTCACGACTGCACCCAGATCCACATGCCCTCGGAGAGCGGTTCCGCGAGTTCTGCGACCGATTCGGTGTGACATAG
- a CDS encoding AlpA family phage regulatory protein, whose amino-acid sequence MTNNKVLRISSVVERTGLARPTIYKLMANGKFPRKIKLTTWASGWLVEDVDQWVEDRIRDSRDHDPTLKRNLDEASP is encoded by the coding sequence ATGACGAACAACAAAGTATTGCGGATTTCGAGCGTGGTGGAGCGCACTGGCTTGGCCAGGCCGACCATCTACAAGTTGATGGCAAACGGAAAGTTTCCGCGCAAGATCAAGCTGACCACTTGGGCTAGTGGGTGGTTAGTGGAAGATGTCGACCAGTGGGTTGAAGATCGCATTCGTGACTCCAGGGACCACGATCCGACACTGAAGCGGAATCTGGATGAAGCATCGCCGTGA
- a CDS encoding AAA family ATPase, whose translation MTTRLPISRSEINSERASGVELVGADTIPVSAIQWLWRGWLAQGKLHVLAGAPGTGKTTIAMSLAGVVSMGGLWPDGARSLQGNVVIWSGEDDPADTLVPRLISTGAELGGIYFIGDVADGRGVRRPFDPAVDIPQLQAEMARVGNVVLLIVDPIVSAVAGDSHKNGEVRRALQPLVDLASQLEVAVLGITHFSKSSMGRDPIERVTGSIAFGAMARIVMVTANESQADDSSRILARAKSNIGPDGGGFRYQLEQVDVMGIDASRVTWGAAIEGKAHMLLDGAESAPEQHRSSREEAKTWLHDQLSDRPRSSKSIEAAAEEAGISWRTVERVKSELGVVSKKSSQRGGWEWSLPQAVPEDRQRRHGTDTQRAGGVGGVGHDLLAIPESLLAEHCTVNGGSGRTDLLEFDT comes from the coding sequence GTGACGACGCGACTGCCGATATCTCGCTCGGAGATCAATTCCGAGCGGGCCTCTGGTGTCGAGCTCGTTGGGGCCGACACGATTCCAGTCTCAGCCATCCAATGGCTGTGGCGGGGATGGTTGGCGCAGGGAAAGCTGCACGTCTTGGCGGGCGCGCCGGGTACCGGGAAGACAACGATCGCGATGTCACTTGCGGGTGTCGTTTCGATGGGCGGACTCTGGCCGGACGGTGCGCGATCACTTCAAGGCAATGTCGTCATCTGGTCCGGTGAAGACGATCCGGCGGACACGCTTGTTCCGCGATTGATCTCGACTGGCGCCGAACTTGGTGGGATTTACTTCATTGGCGATGTGGCGGATGGGCGCGGTGTTCGGCGTCCATTCGACCCCGCCGTCGACATACCTCAGCTGCAAGCTGAGATGGCACGGGTTGGAAATGTGGTGCTGCTGATCGTAGACCCGATCGTATCGGCCGTTGCTGGCGACTCGCACAAAAATGGCGAGGTGCGGCGAGCCTTGCAGCCGCTGGTCGATCTTGCCAGTCAACTCGAAGTCGCCGTCCTCGGAATCACGCACTTCTCAAAATCATCGATGGGTCGAGATCCAATCGAGCGCGTGACAGGTTCGATCGCCTTCGGCGCAATGGCTCGCATTGTCATGGTCACCGCCAATGAGTCTCAGGCCGACGACTCATCTCGAATTCTCGCGCGGGCGAAGAGCAACATTGGACCCGATGGGGGCGGATTCCGGTACCAGCTGGAACAAGTCGATGTCATGGGCATCGATGCGTCCCGTGTTACGTGGGGTGCAGCGATCGAGGGCAAAGCGCACATGCTGCTCGATGGGGCGGAGTCGGCACCGGAACAGCATCGATCCTCAAGAGAAGAAGCAAAGACATGGTTGCATGATCAGCTTTCCGATCGGCCGCGATCGAGTAAATCGATCGAAGCAGCGGCAGAGGAGGCGGGTATTTCCTGGCGGACCGTGGAGCGTGTGAAGTCCGAGCTCGGCGTCGTCTCGAAGAAGTCGTCGCAGCGAGGCGGCTGGGAATGGAGCTTGCCGCAAGCTGTACCCGAAGACCGCCAACGCCGCCACGGAACCGATACACAGAGAGCTGGCGGAGTTGGCGGTGTTGGACACGATCTTCTCGCCATACCTGAGTCGCTGCTTGCCGAGCACTGCACCGTGAACGGCGGCTCTGGGCGCACCGATCTCCTGGAGTTCGACACATGA
- a CDS encoding type II toxin-antitoxin system MqsR family toxin, with amino-acid sequence MVTQFPEKKQDADYSLVRVHDLAARQSLRYAGTRVQLDVANLGYGLDDVCACLGSLRAEDFSHSERYVARGKWHDVYKLRWGIGRPLDDLYVKFRLDDDVLVIELCSLHLQR; translated from the coding sequence ATGGTTACCCAGTTCCCCGAGAAGAAGCAGGATGCTGACTACTCGCTCGTTCGGGTCCACGATTTGGCCGCGCGCCAATCGCTGCGCTATGCGGGGACTCGAGTGCAGCTCGATGTGGCCAATCTCGGATACGGACTTGATGACGTCTGCGCCTGCTTGGGCTCTCTGCGCGCGGAAGACTTCTCACACTCCGAACGTTACGTCGCCCGTGGCAAATGGCATGACGTCTACAAGCTTCGCTGGGGCATCGGTCGGCCTCTCGACGACCTCTATGTGAAGTTTCGATTGGACGACGATGTGTTGGTCATCGAATTGTGTTCTCTCCACTTGCAGCGATAA
- a CDS encoding transposase: MKQHLRVTIATLLAHGASQHEIARRTGVDRKTVRRYAATANSPMATGSGSAAEQIPPPRPPAPADVDLHVPAQASSACAAHREWIEAQVALGRNAVSIYQDLVEQHGFAHRYNSVKRFVRALKQRDPERFDVLESAPGEEAQVDFGQGAPTLSDNGKYRRPYLFVMTLKYSGKSFRKVVWKADQETWARLHEEAFRSFGGSVTYVVLDNPLCGAPHNRFSSDASRGWPGIRVEPDPCFLLRSGGFFASSIEPNSSRPQHRCDGACRNQSGIPAGTEPARYLPRCLGRARHRPNKRTQPTMATSRCSRLGLAWIDGLFSAGQAGT; the protein is encoded by the coding sequence TTGAAGCAGCACTTGAGGGTGACGATCGCGACGTTGCTGGCGCACGGCGCGAGCCAGCACGAGATTGCGCGGCGCACGGGCGTGGACCGGAAGACGGTGCGGCGTTATGCGGCGACGGCAAATTCCCCCATGGCCACCGGTTCAGGATCGGCGGCCGAGCAAATTCCCCCACCCCGGCCACCGGCTCCTGCAGACGTCGATCTGCACGTTCCAGCGCAGGCCAGCTCCGCGTGCGCGGCGCATCGCGAATGGATCGAGGCGCAAGTCGCGCTGGGCCGCAATGCGGTGTCGATCTATCAGGACCTGGTCGAGCAGCACGGGTTTGCGCACCGCTACAACTCGGTGAAGCGATTCGTGCGCGCATTGAAGCAGCGCGATCCGGAGCGCTTCGACGTGCTCGAGAGCGCACCCGGTGAAGAAGCACAGGTCGATTTTGGACAGGGCGCGCCGACGTTGTCGGACAACGGCAAGTACCGGCGGCCGTACCTGTTCGTGATGACGTTGAAGTACTCGGGCAAGAGCTTCCGCAAGGTGGTCTGGAAGGCCGATCAGGAGACGTGGGCACGGCTGCACGAGGAAGCGTTCCGCAGCTTCGGCGGATCGGTGACCTATGTGGTGCTCGATAATCCCTTATGTGGCGCACCACATAACAGATTTTCCTCAGATGCCAGCCGAGGTTGGCCGGGTATAAGAGTCGAACCTGACCCGTGTTTTCTCCTGCGCAGCGGCGGGTTTTTTGCCTCGAGCATCGAGCCAAATTCGTCGCGGCCGCAGCATCGATGTGACGGGGCGTGCAGGAACCAGTCCGGCATTCCTGCAGGAACTGAACCTGCCCGTTATTTACCCCGTTGTCTGGGCCGGGCACGCCACAGGCCGAACAAAAGGACGCAACCGACGATGGCCACCAGCAGGTGTTCCAGATTGGGCCTTGCCTGGATCGACGGACTGTTCAGCGCCGGCCAGGCCGGCACGTAG
- a CDS encoding ParA family protein: MIISLVSAKGGTGKSTLCVNLAALGAKEGLKVGLIDLDPQATACGWQAMRGSGDIEIAVAHPPTLATTAQRMREAGCQLVMVDTPPHHSTAAAAAVRIASLTLVPARPSAFDLAAILETIDLVRHANGRAGAVLNAIPASSTVADQAQDVIERAGLKVLARIGQRIAWQHAAARGRGVYETEPGGASASELVRLWNAIHEHMNARTHEDMTS, translated from the coding sequence ATGATCATCAGCTTGGTTTCGGCGAAGGGTGGCACTGGAAAGTCGACGCTCTGCGTCAACTTGGCGGCCTTGGGCGCCAAGGAAGGGCTGAAAGTTGGGTTGATCGATCTGGATCCGCAGGCGACTGCGTGCGGCTGGCAAGCGATGCGTGGATCCGGCGACATCGAGATCGCGGTGGCTCATCCACCCACGTTGGCTACGACCGCTCAGCGGATGCGAGAGGCGGGCTGCCAACTGGTAATGGTCGATACGCCACCGCATCATTCCACCGCAGCAGCGGCGGCAGTGCGCATTGCCTCGTTGACCTTGGTGCCGGCCCGTCCGTCCGCGTTCGACCTGGCTGCAATCCTGGAGACGATCGACCTGGTTCGACATGCCAACGGACGTGCTGGCGCCGTACTCAATGCAATCCCAGCGTCATCGACGGTCGCAGATCAAGCGCAGGACGTGATTGAGCGCGCCGGCCTCAAGGTGTTGGCGCGGATCGGGCAGCGCATCGCCTGGCAGCATGCCGCCGCAAGGGGGCGTGGCGTCTACGAGACCGAGCCTGGCGGGGCGAGTGCGTCTGAACTGGTGAGACTTTGGAACGCTATTCATGAACACATGAATGCACGCACCCATGAGGACATGACGTCATGA